One Helicobacter pylori genomic window, TAGCGACTGCTGGCGGCTCGCCCTCACTTCTACCGGCACTTGATAGGTGGCCCCACCCACTCTCCTGCTGCGCACTTCCACTAAAGGACGCACCCTTTCTAGGGCTTTTTCAAACACTTCAATGCCTTTTTCACCGCTTTTTTCTTCAATCTTATTGAAAGCTTTGTAGATGATTTTTTCCGCTACGCTTTTCTTGCCATCGAACATCATTTTATTGATAAACTTCGTTACCACCTTGTTCCCATAAACAGGATCGCCCAAAACCTCCCTAACGGGTGCTTTTCTTCTTCTCATGTTTTTGTTTTCCTCTTATTTTTTCTTGTTGTCTGTTGCTTTCTTGTCGGTTGCTTTAGCTTTTTTAGTCCCGTAT contains:
- the rpsG gene encoding 30S ribosomal protein S7 is translated as MRRRKAPVREVLGDPVYGNKVVTKFINKMMFDGKKSVAEKIIYKAFNKIEEKSGEKGIEVFEKALERVRPLVEVRSRRVGGATYQVPVEVRASRQQSLSIRWILEATRKRNERMMVDRLANELMDAANDKGAAFKKKEDVHKMAEANKAFAHYRW